A part of Gemmatimonas groenlandica genomic DNA contains:
- a CDS encoding Lrp/AsnC family transcriptional regulator, with amino-acid sequence MITTIVLVQADPKTIPACATALAGIEGVSEVYSVSGAWDLVAIVRVPDLERIATVVTEEFAKVPGIIRTQTLTAFRAYSRNDLEQAWDIGVE; translated from the coding sequence ATGATCACGACCATCGTGCTGGTGCAGGCTGATCCGAAAACCATCCCCGCGTGTGCGACGGCGCTGGCGGGCATCGAAGGCGTGAGCGAGGTCTACTCGGTGTCAGGCGCATGGGACCTCGTGGCGATCGTGCGCGTACCCGATCTCGAACGCATCGCGACCGTGGTGACCGAGGAGTTTGCCAAAGTGCCCGGGATCATCCGGACGCAGACGCTCACGGCCTTTCGCGCCTACAGCCGCAACGATCTCGAGCAGGCGTGGGACATCGGAGTCGAGTAG
- a CDS encoding pyridoxal phosphate-dependent aminotransferase, giving the protein MSLVFQPSANIARLKESATLAVAAKARALKAAGHAIIDLGAGEPDFDTPAFIREAAEAAVEAGATRYTATEGILPLREAIAADANRLLAHGAQITAAEIVVSNGSKQSLYNACVCCFGPGDEVLIPTPAWTSYFEMVELARAVSVPVYGDEANDLKVTSAQLAAAATPRTKGLMLNSPSNPTGAVYTRDELTAILDLAAEKGWWVLADEIYLRIAYEGGAQSALEVAKTRDNLIVINGVAKAYAMTGWRIGWTIAPVAVSKAMTAFQSHTTSNAAAVSQHAALAALERQSEANAAVNYMVKEFRQRRDAVVAALAKFPTIRYVHPAGAFYVYINVAGFRGAADAGAAFAAAVLEEHQVAVVPGSAFLTPDWIRASYATTESVAVEGVTRIARCLTGT; this is encoded by the coding sequence ATGTCTCTGGTCTTCCAGCCGTCCGCCAACATCGCCCGACTCAAGGAATCTGCGACGCTGGCGGTGGCCGCCAAGGCAAGAGCGCTCAAGGCTGCCGGTCACGCGATCATCGACCTTGGCGCCGGCGAGCCGGACTTCGATACCCCGGCCTTTATCCGTGAGGCGGCCGAGGCGGCCGTCGAAGCGGGGGCGACCCGCTACACCGCCACCGAAGGCATTCTGCCGCTTCGTGAAGCGATCGCTGCCGACGCCAACCGTCTACTCGCGCATGGCGCGCAGATCACGGCGGCGGAAATCGTAGTGTCCAACGGGTCCAAGCAGTCGCTCTACAACGCGTGCGTTTGCTGCTTTGGCCCCGGTGATGAGGTGCTGATTCCCACGCCAGCGTGGACGAGCTACTTCGAAATGGTCGAGTTGGCGCGCGCGGTATCGGTTCCGGTATACGGCGACGAAGCCAACGACCTCAAGGTGACGTCCGCCCAGCTAGCCGCCGCCGCGACGCCGCGAACGAAGGGGCTCATGCTCAATTCGCCGAGCAACCCCACCGGTGCGGTGTACACGCGCGACGAGCTCACGGCGATTCTCGACCTTGCGGCCGAGAAGGGATGGTGGGTGCTCGCCGACGAGATCTATCTGCGCATTGCGTACGAGGGCGGTGCACAGTCGGCGCTCGAAGTCGCGAAGACGCGCGACAACCTGATCGTGATCAACGGCGTCGCGAAAGCCTACGCGATGACGGGATGGCGGATCGGCTGGACGATCGCGCCGGTAGCGGTCTCGAAGGCGATGACGGCGTTTCAGTCGCACACGACGTCGAACGCGGCGGCCGTGTCGCAACATGCCGCGCTCGCGGCCCTCGAGCGGCAGTCGGAGGCGAATGCTGCCGTGAACTACATGGTCAAGGAGTTCCGTCAGCGCCGTGATGCGGTGGTGGCGGCGCTGGCAAAGTTTCCGACGATCCGGTACGTGCATCCGGCCGGCGCGTTCTACGTGTACATCAACGTTGCCGGGTTCCGCGGTGCCGCCGATGCCGGTGCGGCATTCGCGGCGGCCGTGCTCGAGGAACACCAAGTGGCGGTCGTACCGGGCAGCGCGTTTCTCACGCCCGACTGGATCCGCGCGAGCTACGCCACGACGGAGTCAGTGGCCGTCGAAGGCGTGACGCGCATCGCCCGCTGCCTCACTGGCACCTGA
- a CDS encoding DEAD/DEAH box helicase, producing MMTAAMRPGIERSRRMQGVAAPACLVITPTVEQALSAAEQARSLLADENLRVVPVTSATRARRVLAAGPVAVVTGTAADLLALRKEAAIDLQQLQVLVVFSLDEILADKMGDTLQALLGDSPDEMMRVGTIDSESDEIDAFLEAQMRRARRLTPMLAGDTPLAMTPSFVITSASGRADALRAILDEVDPPSVVVVATTEAGQREAHAAITRIGMVVDGLNVQVVRQATSQHVALVVLWESPVSYDALVDALAARPVDAVALLMADELAAFRRMTAGLAEAWTPAARKANAESRVQALRAALRTTLSNSGGTSASEMALLAPLLETHDSLEIAAAALRLYEGARRDLVTARTKATIAGPVRTPLAAGHKPDAPAADGKQRVFLAAGKRDGVRVGDIVGAVANEAGIPGDRIGQVELFESHAIVELNADDAAKVVQALGSVSLRGRRLSARIDERSGEAPRGGDRGGDRGPRSSPRSERTFGPPRRDAGDRPPRGNDRGNDRGERPARPSFGGDRPARPSFGGDRGPRPEGRGGPPRGGNDRPPRADEERRAFGDRPVRERAEGREEWSERGARMQNASRKPRPNTDANPEGKPDGSVES from the coding sequence ATGATGACTGCCGCTATGCGTCCGGGGATCGAACGCAGCCGACGCATGCAGGGCGTGGCCGCACCGGCCTGCCTGGTGATCACCCCTACCGTCGAGCAGGCGCTGAGCGCCGCCGAGCAGGCACGCTCGCTGCTGGCTGACGAGAATCTACGGGTTGTGCCCGTGACGTCCGCCACCCGTGCCCGTCGCGTGTTGGCCGCCGGTCCCGTCGCGGTAGTCACCGGCACGGCCGCCGACCTGCTCGCGCTTCGCAAGGAAGCCGCCATCGACCTGCAGCAACTGCAGGTACTCGTGGTGTTCAGTCTCGACGAGATCCTCGCCGACAAGATGGGCGACACGTTGCAGGCGCTGCTTGGCGATTCGCCCGACGAGATGATGCGCGTCGGCACCATCGACAGCGAGTCGGACGAGATCGACGCCTTCCTCGAAGCACAGATGCGCCGGGCGCGTCGTCTCACGCCGATGTTGGCCGGTGACACGCCGCTGGCGATGACGCCGAGCTTCGTAATCACGTCGGCCTCGGGGCGTGCCGATGCGTTGCGCGCGATTCTCGATGAAGTCGATCCGCCCTCGGTCGTAGTGGTCGCCACGACGGAAGCCGGACAGCGCGAGGCGCATGCAGCCATCACGCGCATCGGCATGGTGGTCGATGGGCTCAACGTGCAGGTCGTGCGCCAGGCCACGTCGCAGCACGTCGCACTGGTCGTGCTCTGGGAGTCGCCGGTGTCGTACGACGCGCTGGTCGACGCGCTCGCCGCGCGACCGGTCGATGCGGTGGCCCTGCTGATGGCCGACGAACTCGCGGCCTTCCGTCGCATGACGGCCGGTCTGGCCGAAGCCTGGACGCCGGCCGCCCGCAAGGCGAACGCGGAAAGCCGCGTGCAGGCGTTGCGCGCGGCACTGCGCACGACGCTCTCGAATTCCGGCGGTACGTCGGCCAGCGAAATGGCGTTGCTTGCGCCGTTGCTGGAAACGCATGACTCGCTCGAGATCGCCGCCGCGGCCCTGCGGTTGTACGAAGGGGCCCGTCGCGACCTGGTCACGGCGCGCACCAAGGCCACGATCGCCGGACCGGTGCGTACTCCGCTGGCCGCCGGTCACAAGCCGGACGCGCCGGCCGCTGACGGCAAGCAGCGCGTGTTCCTCGCCGCCGGCAAGCGCGATGGCGTGCGCGTTGGAGACATCGTCGGCGCCGTTGCGAACGAAGCGGGCATCCCGGGCGACCGAATCGGTCAGGTCGAACTGTTCGAATCGCACGCGATCGTCGAACTCAATGCCGACGATGCCGCCAAGGTCGTCCAGGCGCTGGGTTCCGTCTCGCTCCGCGGCCGTCGTCTCAGCGCACGCATCGACGAGCGCAGTGGTGAAGCGCCGCGCGGTGGCGATCGCGGTGGCGATCGTGGCCCGCGTAGTAGTCCTCGCAGCGAGCGCACGTTCGGCCCGCCGCGTCGCGACGCCGGTGATCGTCCGCCTCGCGGCAACGATCGTGGCAATGATCGGGGGGAGCGGCCTGCCCGTCCGTCCTTTGGCGGCGACCGGCCGGCCCGCCCGTCGTTCGGTGGTGACCGTGGTCCGCGTCCGGAAGGCCGCGGCGGCCCGCCGCGTGGTGGCAATGACCGTCCACCGCGTGCCGACGAAGAGCGTCGCGCCTTCGGCGACCGTCCCGTGCGTGAGCGCGCGGAAGGTCGGGAGGAGTGGTCGGAGCGTGGGGCGCGCATGCAGAATGCGAGTCGGAAGCCGCGTCCGAACACCGACGCGAATCCTGAAGGGAAACCCGACGGGAGCGTCGAGAGCTGA
- a CDS encoding thymidine kinase, whose product MSGSFQVSGGWMEVVAGSMFSGKTEELLRRVRRATIARKRVQVFKSHLDDRYAGLWNVSSHDRRTFEAIPVDSSSQILLRLDPMAQVIAIDEAQFLDAGIVQVASSLADRGRRVILAGIDSDFRGEPFGPMPQLMAVAEMVDKLHAICVLCGSPASRNQRLIGGKPAPYDSPTIMVGAADSYEARCRACHIVPRPNEGQQQLL is encoded by the coding sequence ATGAGCGGCAGCTTTCAGGTCTCTGGCGGGTGGATGGAGGTCGTCGCTGGCTCGATGTTCAGCGGCAAGACCGAGGAGCTGTTGCGGCGCGTGCGGCGGGCGACGATCGCCCGCAAGCGCGTGCAGGTGTTCAAGTCGCACCTCGACGACCGGTACGCCGGCCTGTGGAATGTCTCCAGCCACGACCGGCGGACCTTCGAGGCGATTCCCGTCGACTCGTCGTCGCAGATTCTGCTGCGTCTCGACCCGATGGCACAGGTGATCGCCATCGACGAGGCGCAGTTCCTCGATGCCGGGATCGTGCAGGTGGCGTCGAGTCTGGCCGACCGTGGCCGGCGGGTCATTCTCGCCGGCATCGACAGCGACTTCCGCGGTGAGCCGTTCGGGCCGATGCCGCAGCTCATGGCGGTCGCGGAAATGGTCGACAAGCTGCACGCGATCTGCGTGCTGTGCGGATCGCCGGCCAGTCGCAATCAACGACTCATCGGCGGCAAGCCCGCGCCGTATGACTCACCCACGATCATGGTGGGCGCGGCCGATTCGTACGAAGCGCGCTGCCGCGCCTGTCACATCGTGCCACGTCCGAACGAAGGACAGCAGCAGCTGCTGTAG
- a CDS encoding PAS domain S-box protein, which yields MLRSAAMVLRDVLFVTDEQGRILGANAAAGSLIGFPPDALTGQRLEQCAKHVGDGAFSAWLAESRVDAVASPFEFSVGNDARERVWEALRISGTDADGTPFLTVQLRDVTARALAAREAGRRESRLRMLTEHMHEMAFVLRIEAPGVYRCESVNETYLAAAGLDAEQLVGRIPEEVFPPAEAALMRSRCEEVLAIGGPISYREVVTLDGRRLVLETRLSAIRDADGTATHLLGLARNVTEEAEASQALRESESRLRGVIEAGLDAFVIARAHRTGDGTIDRFEILDVNARAASMVKRSREELLGHSLMEMFPNSRDWNLWEQCCSVLITGAPLETTQHAPTAEQPLRWLQRQLVPVLEDTVAIASRDITPRQLERLALEESEARHRELFENNGAVQLLADIETARIVDVNPAAVTFYGWPRDTMRAMYVTDLEAVALEHWRDTTSTIATGTGLRVQREHRVANRELRQVEAFIGVVAIAGRRVLHIIIQDITDRVRVERQLRESEARFRAVIAGMQEGVVVHDETGAIRAYNPSAERILGLTGAQLLGLKLVDREWSALREDGTPWPPETHPAIVALQTGQSQARSLMGVQRGDGTFGWLNVTADPLVRSGEQRPYASVAVFTDVTNARSSEDRLRQAQKLEAVGQLAGGIAHDFNNLLTVIRGSTGFLREGFGPTSPYAEDLDAIERATERAEELTRRLLAVGRRQMLRAESVELNQLLRDQLPVIREEVPLSIHVRLDVGDAPVTAVVDRTRLLDALRTLVDNARASMIAKAESGTLSLATAIVLMRHPQAAAGDDPRPFALLSVSDTGTGMRDELKARLFEPFFSTQEFGANKGMGLASVHGLVHQSRGFIECESAAGEGTTLRLYFPAASVPEPRVTPLSSPRVLPRDTSETIPIAVPAARSILLVDDDPMLLDLGRRMLEKLGHAVVVAPSAQHALEVLASHAADVSVMVTDLTMPGMNGIELIETVAVRYPLLPMVAVSGYSINPGARAAIDARRVPFVSKPFTSGQLADAMSLARARAAN from the coding sequence TTGCTCCGGTCGGCCGCGATGGTCCTGCGTGATGTCCTGTTCGTGACGGACGAGCAGGGGCGAATTCTCGGCGCGAACGCGGCCGCGGGCAGCTTGATCGGCTTCCCGCCCGACGCGCTCACGGGACAGCGGCTGGAGCAGTGCGCCAAGCACGTGGGCGACGGCGCGTTCTCGGCGTGGCTCGCGGAATCCCGCGTAGACGCCGTGGCGTCACCGTTCGAGTTCTCGGTCGGAAACGATGCGCGCGAACGCGTCTGGGAGGCACTCCGGATCTCCGGAACGGACGCTGACGGGACGCCCTTCCTGACGGTGCAGCTTCGCGATGTGACGGCGCGGGCGCTTGCGGCGCGCGAGGCGGGTCGCCGGGAATCGCGACTCCGGATGCTCACGGAGCACATGCACGAGATGGCGTTCGTCCTCCGCATCGAAGCGCCCGGGGTGTACCGCTGCGAGTCTGTGAACGAGACCTATCTCGCGGCCGCTGGGCTCGACGCTGAGCAGCTGGTCGGGCGCATCCCGGAGGAGGTCTTCCCGCCGGCGGAAGCGGCGCTCATGCGTTCGCGCTGCGAGGAAGTGCTCGCCATCGGGGGGCCAATCTCCTACCGCGAGGTGGTGACGCTCGATGGACGCCGTCTCGTGCTCGAAACGCGCCTGAGTGCGATCCGCGATGCCGACGGCACTGCGACCCATCTGCTGGGGCTCGCGCGCAACGTCACCGAGGAAGCGGAGGCATCACAGGCGTTGCGCGAATCGGAGAGTCGACTTCGCGGCGTTATCGAGGCAGGACTCGACGCCTTCGTCATTGCTCGCGCCCACCGCACCGGCGACGGCACGATCGATCGCTTCGAGATTCTCGATGTGAACGCCCGGGCCGCCAGCATGGTGAAGCGTTCGCGTGAAGAGCTCCTCGGTCATTCGCTGATGGAGATGTTCCCGAACAGCCGTGACTGGAATCTGTGGGAACAGTGCTGCTCGGTCCTCATCACCGGCGCGCCGTTGGAAACGACGCAGCACGCACCAACGGCCGAGCAGCCGCTCCGCTGGCTGCAACGTCAGCTCGTACCCGTGCTCGAGGACACCGTCGCGATCGCCTCGCGTGACATTACGCCGCGGCAACTCGAGCGCCTCGCGCTCGAGGAGAGCGAAGCGAGACATCGCGAGCTTTTCGAGAACAATGGTGCGGTACAGCTGCTCGCCGACATCGAGACGGCCCGCATCGTCGACGTGAATCCGGCCGCCGTAACGTTCTATGGCTGGCCGCGTGACACGATGCGGGCGATGTACGTGACGGACCTCGAAGCGGTCGCCCTCGAGCACTGGCGCGACACCACCTCGACCATCGCTACGGGAACCGGGCTGCGCGTGCAGCGTGAGCATCGCGTCGCCAATCGTGAGCTGCGTCAGGTCGAGGCGTTCATCGGCGTGGTCGCGATCGCGGGGCGTCGCGTGTTGCACATCATCATTCAGGACATCACCGATCGTGTGCGCGTCGAACGACAGCTGCGCGAGTCGGAAGCGCGCTTCCGCGCTGTTATTGCCGGCATGCAGGAAGGTGTCGTGGTACACGACGAAACGGGCGCGATTCGCGCCTACAACCCCAGTGCCGAGCGCATTCTGGGATTGACGGGCGCACAACTGCTGGGACTCAAGCTGGTGGATCGCGAGTGGAGCGCGTTGCGTGAAGACGGTACGCCGTGGCCTCCCGAGACACATCCCGCCATCGTCGCCCTACAGACCGGCCAGAGCCAGGCGCGGTCACTGATGGGCGTGCAGCGGGGCGATGGTACGTTTGGTTGGCTGAACGTCACGGCCGATCCGCTCGTCCGCTCGGGCGAGCAACGCCCTTATGCCTCCGTGGCCGTCTTTACTGACGTCACCAACGCCAGAAGCTCCGAAGATCGCCTGCGTCAGGCGCAGAAGCTCGAAGCCGTTGGCCAGCTGGCGGGTGGTATCGCCCACGACTTCAACAATTTGCTCACGGTGATTCGCGGTTCGACCGGGTTCCTGCGAGAGGGGTTTGGACCGACGTCGCCCTACGCCGAGGATCTCGACGCGATCGAGCGCGCCACGGAGCGCGCCGAAGAGCTTACGCGTCGACTGCTCGCGGTTGGACGTCGCCAGATGCTGCGGGCGGAGTCGGTGGAGCTCAATCAGCTGCTCCGCGATCAGCTCCCGGTCATTCGCGAAGAAGTCCCACTATCGATTCACGTGCGGCTCGACGTCGGCGACGCGCCGGTCACTGCGGTCGTCGACCGCACGCGACTCCTCGACGCGCTACGTACGCTGGTGGACAATGCACGCGCGTCGATGATCGCCAAGGCGGAGAGCGGAACGCTGTCACTGGCGACGGCGATCGTACTGATGCGGCATCCGCAGGCCGCGGCCGGCGACGACCCGCGCCCGTTCGCGCTGCTCTCGGTCTCCGATACGGGCACCGGCATGCGTGACGAATTGAAGGCCCGGCTCTTCGAGCCGTTCTTCTCGACCCAGGAATTCGGCGCGAACAAGGGAATGGGACTGGCCTCTGTGCACGGCCTCGTGCACCAGAGTCGCGGCTTCATCGAATGCGAGTCGGCGGCCGGCGAGGGGACAACGCTCCGCTTGTACTTTCCGGCGGCATCGGTACCCGAGCCGCGCGTCACGCCGTTGTCGTCGCCCCGCGTACTGCCTCGCGACACGTCGGAGACGATACCGATCGCGGTCCCCGCCGCGCGCAGCATCCTGCTCGTGGACGACGATCCGATGCTGCTCGACCTCGGTCGGCGAATGCTGGAAAAACTGGGGCACGCGGTCGTGGTGGCACCGTCTGCGCAGCATGCGCTCGAAGTCCTGGCCTCGCACGCCGCCGACGTCTCGGTGATGGTCACCGATTTGACGATGCCGGGCATGAACGGTATCGAGCTGATCGAGACCGTGGCCGTCCGGTATCCGCTCCTGCCGATGGTGGCGGTCAGCGGCTACAGCATCAATCCGGGAGCGCGAGCGGCGATCGACGCGCGACGTGTGCCCTTCGTGAGCAAGCCATTCACCAGCGGTCAGCTCGCCGACGCGATGTCCCTGGCCCGCGCGCGCGCGGCCAACTGA
- a CDS encoding helix-turn-helix domain-containing protein, translating into MGVIATLLAHEPRLARLRTAARDRYRFVPCEDWTSLTRACERGPINVVVFDLYVDGRADFERVRQLRVRVPRAALVAYVDMTRERAKDMFDAGRCGIDVLVVAEETDTPQMLAALLDQAEARSVSSLLKPHLAGLRSVVRDAVMLSVTRAHERLTPDSLARLIAVSRRLLSKRLEGAELPPPHQLLTWGRLIVAASMLEDGSRSADGVASALDFPSGSAFRNTCQRYLGCTPHQIRLRGGASWVIQELLVNREKRREISESEDDMHDSAAA; encoded by the coding sequence ATGGGTGTAATCGCGACGCTCCTCGCACACGAGCCCCGACTCGCACGGCTGCGTACCGCCGCGCGGGACCGTTATCGCTTCGTGCCTTGCGAGGACTGGACGTCTCTGACCCGCGCTTGCGAGCGCGGGCCAATCAACGTGGTGGTCTTCGATTTGTATGTCGACGGCCGCGCGGATTTCGAGCGGGTGCGCCAGCTGCGCGTTCGTGTACCGCGAGCGGCCCTGGTGGCCTACGTGGACATGACGCGTGAGCGAGCCAAGGACATGTTCGACGCCGGTCGTTGCGGTATCGATGTGCTCGTGGTCGCCGAGGAAACAGATACGCCGCAGATGCTCGCGGCGCTTCTGGATCAGGCCGAAGCGCGCAGTGTCTCGAGTCTGCTCAAGCCACATCTCGCCGGACTGCGCAGCGTGGTACGCGACGCGGTGATGCTGTCGGTGACCCGGGCGCACGAGCGCCTGACGCCGGACAGCCTCGCGCGCCTCATCGCGGTGTCGCGGCGATTGCTCTCGAAGCGTCTGGAAGGGGCGGAGCTGCCGCCACCCCACCAGCTGCTCACGTGGGGCCGGCTGATCGTGGCCGCCAGCATGTTGGAAGACGGGTCGCGCAGCGCCGACGGCGTAGCCAGTGCCCTCGACTTCCCGTCGGGCAGCGCATTCCGCAACACCTGCCAGCGCTATCTCGGCTGCACACCGCACCAGATCCGATTGCGCGGCGGTGCGAGCTGGGTGATTCAGGAGTTGCTCGTGAACCGTGAGAAGCGGCGCGAAATCTCGGAATCGGAAGACGACATGCACGACAGCGCGGCGGCGTAG
- the coaE gene encoding dephospho-CoA kinase (Dephospho-CoA kinase (CoaE) performs the final step in coenzyme A biosynthesis.), with protein sequence MLHLALTGNIASGKSTVASLLAAHGATIIDADLLARDAVRPGTAALDAIVERFGPSAVQPDGTLDRPALRRRVFRDPVARDALNAIVHPAVGRLRDEQVAAARRRGDAVVISDIPLLFEVGLEHAFDGVILVDAPESERLARLQRDRGLLHEEAQAMIDAQWSSSRKRSGATWIIDNDGPREQLPTLVAELWQTIQALPLRGSSADTSL encoded by the coding sequence ATGCTTCACCTCGCGCTCACCGGAAATATTGCCAGCGGCAAGAGTACCGTCGCGTCGCTGCTGGCGGCGCACGGGGCAACCATCATCGACGCCGATCTGCTGGCCCGGGACGCCGTGCGTCCGGGCACCGCGGCTCTCGACGCCATCGTCGAACGCTTCGGACCGTCGGCCGTGCAACCGGATGGCACCCTCGATCGGCCGGCGCTGCGCCGCCGCGTGTTCCGGGACCCGGTCGCGCGCGATGCGCTCAACGCCATCGTGCATCCCGCAGTAGGCCGACTGCGCGACGAGCAGGTGGCGGCGGCCAGGCGACGCGGCGACGCGGTGGTGATTTCCGACATCCCCCTGCTCTTCGAAGTCGGCCTCGAGCACGCGTTCGATGGTGTCATTCTGGTCGACGCTCCCGAGTCGGAGCGCTTGGCGCGGCTCCAGCGCGACCGCGGGCTGTTGCACGAGGAGGCCCAGGCGATGATCGACGCGCAGTGGTCGTCCTCGCGCAAACGGTCGGGCGCGACGTGGATCATCGACAACGACGGTCCGCGAGAGCAGCTTCCCACCCTTGTCGCCGAGCTCTGGCAGACGATTCAGGCGCTTCCCCTCCGCGGCTCCTCTGCGGATACTTCACTCTGA
- the gcvH gene encoding glycine cleavage system protein GcvH, translated as MSNIPADLRYTKEHEYIRTTADAAIVAIGITDFAQGELGDIVYVELPKVGATYGSHDVFGTVEAVKAVSELYMPVAGEVVEINGRLDGEPALINTDPYGDGWMIKVRVAAGGDAGLLSATEYKGVVGE; from the coding sequence GTGTCGAACATCCCCGCCGATCTGCGCTACACCAAGGAACACGAATACATTCGCACCACGGCCGATGCCGCGATCGTCGCGATCGGGATCACGGATTTCGCGCAGGGTGAATTGGGCGACATCGTGTATGTCGAGCTGCCCAAGGTCGGCGCGACGTACGGATCGCACGATGTCTTCGGCACCGTGGAAGCGGTGAAGGCCGTGTCCGAGCTGTACATGCCGGTGGCCGGCGAAGTGGTCGAGATCAACGGGCGCCTCGACGGCGAGCCGGCGCTGATCAACACCGACCCCTACGGCGACGGCTGGATGATCAAGGTGCGCGTCGCGGCCGGCGGTGACGCTGGTCTGCTTTCGGCTACCGAGTACAAGGGCGTGGTGGGCGAGTAA